The following coding sequences are from one Rutidosis leptorrhynchoides isolate AG116_Rl617_1_P2 chromosome 11, CSIRO_AGI_Rlap_v1, whole genome shotgun sequence window:
- the LOC139877608 gene encoding pterocarpan synthase 1-like yields MAQSLPKYTTFILFLFSFLLKTQSHKYSEKLSPKSLGFKTEKLTHLHFYLHDIIGGDHPTAVLVAQPPKFNTSNSVFGATFVIDDPLTMGPDQSSKIVGRAQGMYTFASLNEFRLLMVMDFVFVKGKYNGSTLSIIGLNYVPSPVREMPIVSGSGIFRFARGYALANTHFINMTSGNAVVEYNVFVLHY; encoded by the coding sequence ATGGCTCAATCTCTCCCTAAATATACTACTTTCAtcctttttcttttttcatttctcCTCAAAACACAATCCCATAAATATTCCGAAAAATTATCCCCAAAATCCCTCGGTTTCAAAACAGAAAAACTAACTCACCTTCACTTCTACTTGCACGACATAATCGGTGGGGACCACCCAACCGCTGTCCTTGTCGCTCAACCTCCTAAATTCAACACCTCCAATTCAGTATTTGGTGCTACGTTCGTCATCGATGATCCATTGACCATGGGGCCCGATCAAAGTTCCAAGATTGTTGGACGAGCTCAAGGGATGTATACATTCGCTAGTTTAAATGAGTTTCGACTTTTGATGGTTATGGATTTTGTTTTTGTTAAAGGGAAGTATAACGGTAGCACTTTGAGTATAATAGGTTTGAACTACGTGCCATCGCCTGTTAGAGAAATGCCAATCGTTAGTGGAAGTGGGATTTTTCGATTTGCACGAGGTTATGCACTTGCAAACACTCATTTTATCAATATGACTAGTGGTAATGCCGTTGTTGAGTACAATGTTTTTGTCCTGCAttattaa